In the genome of Hyphomicrobium sp. ghe19, the window AGAACGGCATCGGTATCGGGATCATTCTCGAAGGCTTCGAGAACGTCGCGATGCGAAGAGCCGTTGATCGGGTCGCCGCCGATGCCGACAGAGGTCGAAACGCCGATGCCGAGGGCCATCATCTGGGAAGCAGCCTCGTAACCGAGCGTGCCCGACCGGCCGACGATGCCGACGCGGCCCGGAAGGTAGATGTGGCCGGGCATGATGCCGAGCATCGCTTTACCGGGCGAGATCGTACCGGCGCAGTTCGGTCCGGTGAGGACCATCCGGCTTTCCTTCTTGTAGCGCCGCATGTAGCGCTTCACCCGGATCATGTCTTGGGCTGGAATGCCGTCGGTGATGCAGACGCAGTATCTGATGCCGGCGTCGGCCGCTTCCATGATCGCGTCAGCCGCGAACGGGGGCGGCACGAACACGATCGAGGCTTCTGCGCCCGTTTCGTCGACCGCGCCTTTGACGGTGTTGAACACCGGCCGGCCGAGGTGGGACGTACCGCCTTTACCAGGCGTCACGCCGCCGACGACGTTCGAACCGTAGTCGATCATTTCCTGCGCGTGGAACGTGCCGATACGTCCGGTGAAGCCCTGGATCAGGATCGGCGTCTTTTCATTGATGAAGATTGCCATTGGTGCGTTTCTCCTGACTAGGCCGATTTTTTCGCTGCTTCGACCGCTTTTTTCGCCGCTTCTGCGAGAGTATCGGCGCTAATCACAGTGAGACCGCTCGTATCGATGATCTTGCGACCTTCCTCAACGTTCGTGCCGGCGAGGCGGACGACGATCGGCATCGTGATCTCGAGTTCCTTGACGGCGTCGACGACACCCTTCGCAACCCAATCGCAGCGATTGATGCCGGCGAAGACGTTGACCAGGATGGCGCGAACGTTCTTGTCGCGAAGCACGGCCTTGAACGATTTCGTCACGCGTTCTGGAGAAGCGCCGCCGCCGATGTCGAGGAAGTTTGCCGGTTCACCGCCAGCAAGCTTGATCATGTCGAGGGTCGCCATCGCGAGGCCGGCGCCGTTCACGATGCAGCCGATATCGCCATCGAGACCAACGTAGGACAGTCCGCGGTCTGACGCGTAGGTCTCGCGCGGGTCTTCCTGGCTCTTGTCGCGAAGCTCTGCAATGTGGGGCCGGCGGAACAGGGCGTTCTCGTCGAACGACATTTTGGCGTCGAGCGCGAGGACCTGCTTTTCCTTCGTGATGACGAGCGGATTGATCTCCACCATCATCGCGTCGAGATCGCGAAACGCGCGGTAGCAGCCCATGATCGCAGGCACGATCTTGTTGACGATGTCGGGATCAACGCCCAAGCCGAACGCGAGTTCGCGCGCCTGGAACTGCTGCATGCCGACGGCCGGGTCGACCGTTACGCGAATGATGGTGTCGGGCTGGGTCGCCGAGATTTCCTCGATGTCCATCCCGCCTGCAGCTGAGGCAACCACCACGATGCGCTCGGACGCGCGATCCATCACGAAACCGAGATAGATTTCGCGATCGATGTTCGTCGCTTCCTCGATGTAGAGGCGAGAGACGAGCTTGCCCGACGGACCGGTCTGATGCGTTACGAGCTTGCGACCGAGCATGAACTCGGCCGCTTCTTCTATTTCCCGCTCGTTGCGGCAGAGCTTGACGCCACCGGCTTTGCCGCGGGCGCCTGAGTGGATCTGCGCTTTCACAACAACCGCGCCGCCGAGTTCGCTGGCGCGATAGGTTGCCTGCTCAGGGCTGTAGGCGAGACCGCCGCGGGGGATCGGCACGCCGAACTTCGCAAGAAGTTCTTTCGCCTGGTATTCATGAATGTCCATGTTGGACTCCTTGGAATTCTTGACGTTTCCGGGCTTGTTTTATTTGGCGCGGGCGGCTTCGGCCGACTTGATGGCCGCTGCCGTGACCAGCAGGTTCTTCGCCATCTTCTCGGATGCTGCGTCGATCATCTTGCCGTCGAGGGAGGCTGCGCCCTTACCCTGGGCTTCGGCTTCCTTCAGCGCGACGAGGATGCGCTCTGCGCGTTCGACTTCCTTGGCGGTCGGCGAATACACTTCGTTGGCGAGTTCGATCTGCGAGGGATGGATGGCCCACTTGCCTTCCATGCCAAGCGCTGCGCCGCGGCGGGCGGCGGCCTTGTAGCCTTCCGGATCGTCGATGCCGCCGAACGGACCGTCAATCGGACGCAAGCCGAAGGCGCGGCAGGCGACGGTCATGCGCGACAACGGGAAGTGCCACTGGTCGCCAGGATAGTCGGGGTTCAAGCCACCGATGACGACGGTGCGGGCTTTGTTGAAGGCCGAGTAGTCGGCGACGCCGAAGTGCATCGACTCGAGACGGCTGTTGGCGGAGGCGATGGCTTCGACGTTGGCCATGCCGAGCGGCGTTTCGATGAGCGCTTCAGTGCCGATCTGGTGCGGAAGGCCCTTGGCGACTTCGATCTGGCTGACGATCGTCTCGACCGTGTAGACGTCGGCGGGAACGCCAACCTTCGGGATCAGGATCGTGTCGAGCTTGTGACCGGCCTGCTCCACGATGTCGACGACGTCGCGGTACATGTAGTGCGTGTCGAGGCCGTTGATACGGACGCTGACGCTTTTGCCAGCTGCTTTCCAGTCAAGATCGTTCAGCGCCTGAATGATGTTCTTACGCGCCTGCTCCTTTTCGGGCGGAGCGACGGCGTCTTCGCAATCGAGGAAGACGTAATCGGCGGCGCTCTTCAGCGCGCGATCGATCATGGTCGGGTTGGAGCCGGGAACCGCGAGATACGAGCGCTGCAATCTCTGTTTGCGGAGCGGGTAAAGCGTAAAGCTCATTGGGGCGTGCCTTCCTAGGATCGGTTTTGCGTTTGTTATTCGGGGATGAGGGTAATCATAAACATGCAGAACGCCCGGCCTCATTAGAAGCCGGGCGTG includes:
- the sucD gene encoding succinate--CoA ligase subunit alpha yields the protein MAIFINEKTPILIQGFTGRIGTFHAQEMIDYGSNVVGGVTPGKGGTSHLGRPVFNTVKGAVDETGAEASIVFVPPPFAADAIMEAADAGIRYCVCITDGIPAQDMIRVKRYMRRYKKESRMVLTGPNCAGTISPGKAMLGIMPGHIYLPGRVGIVGRSGTLGYEAASQMMALGIGVSTSVGIGGDPINGSSHRDVLEAFENDPDTDAVLMIGEIGGPQEAEAGVFAQEHMKKPVIAYIAGLSAPKGRRMGHAGAIVSAFGESAAEKVEILKGCGVTIAPTPSEMGATVAQVLGRLKKVA
- a CDS encoding malate--CoA ligase subunit beta; protein product: MDIHEYQAKELLAKFGVPIPRGGLAYSPEQATYRASELGGAVVVKAQIHSGARGKAGGVKLCRNEREIEEAAEFMLGRKLVTHQTGPSGKLVSRLYIEEATNIDREIYLGFVMDRASERIVVVASAAGGMDIEEISATQPDTIIRVTVDPAVGMQQFQARELAFGLGVDPDIVNKIVPAIMGCYRAFRDLDAMMVEINPLVITKEKQVLALDAKMSFDENALFRRPHIAELRDKSQEDPRETYASDRGLSYVGLDGDIGCIVNGAGLAMATLDMIKLAGGEPANFLDIGGGASPERVTKSFKAVLRDKNVRAILVNVFAGINRCDWVAKGVVDAVKELEITMPIVVRLAGTNVEEGRKIIDTSGLTVISADTLAEAAKKAVEAAKKSA
- a CDS encoding CoA ester lyase, whose translation is MSFTLYPLRKQRLQRSYLAVPGSNPTMIDRALKSAADYVFLDCEDAVAPPEKEQARKNIIQALNDLDWKAAGKSVSVRINGLDTHYMYRDVVDIVEQAGHKLDTILIPKVGVPADVYTVETIVSQIEVAKGLPHQIGTEALIETPLGMANVEAIASANSRLESMHFGVADYSAFNKARTVVIGGLNPDYPGDQWHFPLSRMTVACRAFGLRPIDGPFGGIDDPEGYKAAARRGAALGMEGKWAIHPSQIELANEVYSPTAKEVERAERILVALKEAEAQGKGAASLDGKMIDAASEKMAKNLLVTAAAIKSAEAARAK